Below is a genomic region from Methanosphaera sp. ISO3-F5.
GCGAACTAACAAATGGAGACCCAGCATACACACTAGTACAAGTAGCAACCAATGACATCATCATACTATTTGCATATGTGCCAATAGTAACATACCTGCTCGGAATATCTAATATCAGCATACCCTATGATACACTTATACTATCAGTAATACTTTTTGTAGTAATACCATTCATAGCAAGTATAATAACAAGAAACTACTTAACAAATAATAAAGGAAAAGAATACCTCGAAGAACAATTTATACCAAAATTCAAAAACATAACAATAATAGGATTACTATTAACACTCATATTCATATTCTCATTCCAAGGAAACCTAATACTATCCCACCCACAAGACATAATACTCATAGCAATACCATTTACAATACAAATATTCCTAGTATTCACAGTAGGATATCTCTCAGCAAAATTACTGAAAATACCACAAAACATAGCAGCACCCGGATCAATGGTAGGAGCAAGTAACTTCTTCGAACTAGCAGTAGCAATAGCAATAGCATTATACGGACTAGGAAGCCCAGTAGCACTAGCAACAACAGTAGGAGTACTCATAGAAGTACCACTAATGCTAACACTAGTAAAAATTATCAACAATACAAAAGAATGGTATAAGAGATGAAAAATCTCCCAATCATTTATTTTTTCTAACAATACAGGAGTTGTTAAAAATGAAAACAGAAAACATAATTTCAATAAGTAAAGCATTAAGTGATAAAAACAGGGTAGAAATAATTAAACTGTTATCTGAAAATGAATTATGTGCATGTCACCTCCTTGAACATTTTGAAATAACCCAACCAACATTATCTCACCATATGAAACAATTAACAGAATCTGGATTAGTAAACGTAACAAAAAGAGGAACATGGAACCATTACTCAATAAATAAAGAAACAATTGACGAATATACGGATTTCTTACAAAGCACCTGTAAAAAAAATAATCAAAATGGAATGTGTACTTGTGATAGTAAATAATAAGAATATATCTAAAAATTAACGGAGTAGATACGGTGTTTTATTTTTTGTTATTTCCATTGCTATCTCTGTTAGTTGTTCGGGTGTTTCTTTCATATCATTTTCTAACCAGCAAATTAAAAAATTATAAATTCCTCCGATGTGATAATACACATCATATTGTTCAGTTTTATTTTTCAGTAGTAATTTTTGAAAGTATTCATGAATTACCTGTTGTATAAGATATGATTGTTTTTGTTGATGAATTATTTTGAGGAATGATTCATATTTTTGGAATATGTTAAATATTATTGTGAAGTATTGTTTTTTTGTATTTTCCTCTTGATTATCATATGTTTCCAAGTATTCATCCATTATCATGGAAAGTTTGTATTTAATAATATCTTCTTTTGACTCAAAATTTCTATAATATGTTGACCTGTATATTCCTGCTTTTTCAGAAATCTCTTTTACTGTAATTGTTTCAAATTTTTTTTCTTGCATTAACTTTGTTAAACTTACTGTTATTTTTTCTTTAGTTTTCATTAATGTACACCTTTAAATGTATCTGTTGTTTGGTGTTATTTTCATATTTACTAAGTTTATACTTAGTTTATGCTTTATTTACTACCTTATATACTATATTAGTGCTTTTGTTTATTAATACTGATTATTTAGAAGTTTAAAGTTCATAGTATTATTATGTTTGTTTAGGATGTTGTGATTGTATGATTAATGCTTCTGTTATTTCTTCCAATTGATTTGCTGGTATGGATATTATTACTTGGTCTTCTTTCAGTTCTGTTGCCATGTGGGATCCCATGCATCCGAAAGATATTTTAGCTTCATTGGTTTTGTAGGTGTTTACTGTTATATCACCACATAATGATTGTGTTCCCCCAACATCACACTCTATTCGTTCACCATTTGCATATGCATGTGCCCGTATTAAGTCAAATATTTGTCGTGGTTTGGCTATTATTACGATTAAATCTATGTCTTGTGGTGCATTTTCTAGTGGCATGTATGCTATTGCTTCGACTGGTTTATCCATTTTTGGTATTTTTTTGTAGAATTTTTTTCCTATTTCTTGTGTTTTAAGTACATTCATTTTATTAAGTGAGATTCCTTCTTTAAATTCATCTTGAAAATTTATTAATCCTAATGTTGCTATTCCAAAGGGGCATCCTAGTTCTTTTTTTTGTTGCGTAAAATGTGTTTCCTTTTCCTGCTGTTATGATTGCTTGACAATGCATGATATTGTCTTCTATTTTATTAAATGTTTGAGCTTCTTCTTCTTTTTCATATATTTTAATTGCTGTAGGGCTTGTTTCTAAATTTATTTTTTCTTTAATGATTTCTGCATATTTTTTGTAATGATTTGACAATTATATCACTCTTTATTAAATTTCAAAAAAGCTACATATGTAGCATTGTATTAATATTTATGAAAAAGGCAGCATATAAAACTAACAAAAATGCAACATATGTTGCAAAAAAATAATATTTAAAAAAAATAGATTATGGTTTTAATTTACCATAAAAATAGGAAGCAGTAGCACCACCATCAATCAAGAAATCAGAACCAGTAATAAACGCTCCCCCCTCATTTAACATTAACTCAGCAACATTAGCAACCTCATCAGCAGTTCCCGGCCTTTCAGATGGACAGTTAGCAAACATATTCTTATAGAAATCTCCACGAGGACCATTAAATTCATCAATAGCCAAAGGCGTAACAATTATACCAGGACTAATAGAATTAATCCTAGCACCTTTTTCACCCCAACGACAAGCTTCATACATTACCCTTTTAACATTACACCTTTTAGCTAACTGATATGCATGAAGCGTATCATCAATATTTTCAGGCTGAAGAACATCCAAACTTAACAACTCATCCGTTGGAGTTGTTGCCAACTGTTCATCAATTGTTGCACCCAACTGTTTCATCCTATGACCAGACTGAGAAGAAATTATAACACCTGATCCACCCTCTTTTATTACTTTACCTATCTCTTCCAACAGTACCGCTGTACCATACAAATCTACTTTAAGTATAGTTTCAATTGGTGCTTGTGAAGGTGATACTCCAGCTGCATTAATGAAATTACTAATTTGACCATATTCCAGTGCTTTATTAATTAAATCATGTATAGACTGTCTACTAGAAATATCACATTCAGTATATTCCACATCAAAACCAGCATCTGTCATTATCTTAGATATTGATTTGGCATTTTCAATGTTTTTATCACCAATAACTATTTTTTTCCCATATCCTATTCTTCTTGCAATTGCCATTCCAATCTGGCCTGCTCCAGTTAAAATTATTACATCATTCATAAATATCATCTTATAAGTTTAGACTTAATAAATTATATATAATACATCAATTAAAAAATCTTTTATTTCAAAAATTAGAATATGAAACAAGTTTATTGTCTGTGTTTCTAATGAATTGAGAACAAATATAAATATTAATTAATTAAAAATAATAATAGTGATAAAATGAGTAAAGGAGTTAAAATTTTAACGATTCAAGATATTTCTTGTTATGGACAATGCTCAATCACCGTAGCTTTACCAATTATTTCTGCTTTTGGGATAGAAACAGCAGTACTTCCCTCTGCCATATTATCCACACACACGTCTAGTTTTTCAGGTTACACTTTTAGGGATTTGACTGAAGATTTACCTGCTATTCAAAAACACTGGGAAAAAGAAGACATATACTTTGATGCTATATACACAGGATTTATCGGTTCAATCAAACAATTAGACTATATAAAAAATATTATTGAATCAAGACTTAAACCTGGAGGACAAGTATTTATTGATCCGGCAATGGCTGATTATGGTGAATTTTATAACATATTTGACCAAAAGTTTGCAGATAAAATGGGCGAATTTTGTAAACTAGGTGATTTTATTCTACCAAATACTTCAGAAGCATGTTACTTATTACATAAACCTTGGAAACCCGATTTTACAAAGGATGAAATGTTAGACATTGCAAGGGAATTATCCTCATTCACAAAAAGATATGTGATACTTAAAGGAGATAATCATAAGAAAGATAAGATGGGCATGATTATTCTAGACAAAGAGGATGAATCTTTCACTAAATTTGTATACAATGATAAGGTTGAACACATGTCTTTTGGTACGGGGGATGTTTTTGCATCAACTTTTGTTGGTTCTGTTTTGAATGGAAAATCTCCTGAGGCTGCGGCTAAAATTGCTGGTGAATTCACTAAAAAATGTATTGAGAACACCATGGATGATCCAAAGCATGATTATGGGGTAAAATTTGAGGGTGTAATCCCTGAAATGTATGATTTGCTTAAAAAATATTAAATTAGATTTATCCCCCATTTTTATTCTATTTTTAAAGTTTAAATATTTGAGTTATATTTGTCTTGAATATGTAATGATGCATATTTCTTCTATTTTTTCATAATTTTATTTAGATGATTACATTAAGAAATTAAAATAACTTAATAATATGGAAAAAAACTAGATTAATACTAAAATAAAATTAAAATATAATAAAAAAAGTTGAATAATAGTTATCTTATTAGATAACTTAGTTAATGGAATAATCTCCATCTGGTGCACTTATTGCTGGACTTGAAGCACTGGAACTTCCGGAACTACTTGAACCACTAGAACTGCCAGATCCACTAGAACCACTACTTGAACTACCAGAACTACTTGAACCACTTGAACTACCGGAACTACTTGATCCACTAGAAGAACTTGATCCTGAGTGACTTGAAGATGATGAACTACTTGAACCACTACTTGAACTTCTAGATGAACTACTTGATGATGGTGTGGTACTTGGTGTAGAGCTTCCAGTTATACCATTGGATACTTGTTGTAATGTATCTTTAACTGGTGATGTTAATTTATCAAGTAAACTTCCGTTTGTATTGTTTTCAGGAGTAGTATTATTATTTACATCTAATGTAACATTACCTGAATCTGTTAGATTACTAAAGTCTATGTATGATGCAGCTACTGCTACCAGTGTGCCTATTAGGGCAATTGCAACTATTGCAATTACCATTAATTTTACTCGTTCTCGCATTAATTATCACCCTTTATGGTTCTTTATATATTCATTTATTAACCAGGAGGAAATACTTATAGTTGATGATGGAATTTCTATTTCTTCTGGTTTAAACCATTTTGCTTCTAATATTTCATCACCATCTACTTTTATTTCGCCACTATCATAGTCAGCTGTGAATCCTAACATTAATGAATTTGGGAAAGGCCATGGTTGACTTTTCACATATCTGATATTTTTTATTTCTATGCCAACTTCTTCTTTGACTTCTCTTCGTACAGCTTCTTCTATTGATTCTCCTGCTTCGACGAATCCTGCTATTAATGAATAACTATGTGTTTTATGATAACTGTGTTTTGCCATTAGTAGTTTGTCATTGTTGTTTATTGTTACTATGATTGCAGGTGCTATTCTTGGATAATGCATTTGTCCGCATTTTGGACAGATTAACATCATATCTTTTTTGTCTATGATAGTTTTTGTACCACAATGTCCACAGTATTTGTGTGACATGTACCAGTCTCGTACAAGTACTGCTCTTGAGGCCATCTGGTAATCTTCATGGTTAATATCATATATTTCAAATAAATTATGAAAATCTTCTGTTTCTATGTTAGTATTTGCTACTATAACTTCTTTTTGTTTATATTTTCCTATGTATAATTGAAATTCTAATTTTAAATCTTTTATATTATCTTCTTTTACATAGGGTATTGAATTATTTGATAGGTATAATTCTCTTTTATTGTTGAATATAAAATAGTACGCTTCATTTTTGGTACTATAATTTTCTTTGAAGTTAATAGAATAATTTTCATAAAAATATTCTTCTATCATAAGATAATATTTATATTATCTATAATAAATATGTTGTGTTATTATTTTTAGGTGGTGTCAAGATGTGTGGGTATTTTAACATCATTTCAGTAAATCGCATTTCTCTCATCCCATCGCTTTAATTTTAAGTTAAATCTTGATAAAAATCCTTTTATAGTTTTATAACATTTTTTCACATGCTTTGGAGCAAGATCTTCAAATATTCTTTCTATGATATTGCTTGTGCTTTCGATTTTTGCATTTTCAAGGAAATATGTTAAGTTTTTAAAATACGGTGCTAATTTTTCATTAATTATGTATTGAATAACTTCGGGAAAGTAATTTATTTTCTTTTTCAAGTTTTTTACGATTTTTGCTACTTCTGTTTGAGTTTTTACATCATATATTTCATATAATTCTGGTAAAAACTTTTTATATTCTTTTATTTTTTCTTCAGGGAGATTGTTATCTTTAACATATTTTCTGATAATTCTATTGTTATTTTGTTTAAAATGGAATTTACAAAATTGATGTTTAAATCCTAAAGCATTGATGGGAGACATGTATTCGGGTTTTAAGTCTGTTGTAATGGCTTTTCGTTCTTGATTTGATGTGGCTTCTTTGAGAAATTTTAGTACTTCTTCTTCTGTTTCATGTTCAACAACTTTATAAGCTACAATAGTATCATGACACACATCAACTAATGCTAATAAAAACACGTATTTATCACTGATTTCTTTTATTTTTATCCATAAAGCATCAAATGCATAATATCCTGAATATTCTTTAATATTTGGATTAAAATGAATATGATAATCGACTAAGAGGTCTTGAATTTCTTGATGGGATATCTTAATTCCATGAACTTTTTCAAAGAATTCTCTGATTTTTCTGACACTTGTGAAGTCAATTGAGTAATATGTTTCTACAATGTCTAATACTTCATTTGATACTGTAAAATTAGGTTTTACAATAGAAGAAATATCTGCTGAAAAATCGTTTCCACAATGTTTACATTTGTATCGTTTAATTTTACAATCAACAAGACCATAATCCATTAATAATATTCCTCTAGAGTAATATCCTTTTTCATTTATATCTTTAGAATAACATTCAGGACAATAAACATGTTTCTGTTTTAAATGATACGTATCATTAAGTTTAAAGACCGTTAAATTGGAATTTAATTTTTCAATTTTATCTTCTATATATTCTTTTCGGCTACATTGCTTAGGTAGTTCATCAAAATAATCGTCAAGTTTATATTGTTTGTCGTCATAATTATTAATAGGAGAGGTATTTTGGGATTTCATAATATAATATCTCTCCTTTTTACTATATAAACCTAATTATCACTTATTTTTTGAAGCACGCCCACAAGGGGCGATAAAAAACAAATTTATAACATCAAATTTAACTTCATACTTTTGTAACTATATTGTAATATGAAATTCATACCCACAAGTGTTGACACTATCTATTTTTAATTTTTTAAATAAGCTTATAGTATGGTTTTGTTTAATCCAGTTACTACTTCTTATTATCCTGTTTTTATTAAAATGCTATTCTTTAATCATTTAATAGGTATAATTTAATAATTATAAAATATAAATAGGGTATTAAAGGAGGAATGATATTATAGACACTAATGATATTGTTAATGATGCTTTACATTATCCTCTATCGGATTATAAGAAGTTTCTCATGTTAGGTTTACCTAATCTGGTGTTATCAATATTTTTCTTTGTCTTAATTATTCAAGCAGTTGGATTAGATAAAATATCAGATTTACCGGCTAACATGATATTTTCTTCGCCATTATTTAGTACGTTTATATTAACTACATTACTTTTTATAGTTGTGTTGATTGTTTGTACTGTGATTATGATGGGTATTCAGTTATCGGTTATTCGTGAAACCATCATGGGTAAGGATATTTTACCTAATTTAGATCCTGGTAAGAACTTTGTTGATGGTTTAAAAGTAACAGTTTTATCAATAGTTTATATTGCTGTTCCTGTTATTATTTATATGTTGATCGTGTTTGGATTACTATATCTTTTAAAAGATAATGCTTTTATAGGTGTTATTTTAATTACTGCAGTATTATTGATTGTTTCAATTTTACTATCAATAGTATTGGTTGTTGCTTTAGGAAGGTTAGCTGAAACGGATAGTTTACAAAAAACTTTGGAGTTTGGAACTGTTTATGAGATGACTAAGGTTATTGGTTTTGGTAAAATATTTTTAATTATTGTATTTTCCATATTGCTTAATCTTGTTATTTCAATTATTGGGTCAGTTCTTGGTTTAATTCCTATAATTGGTTTTTTTATCTCAACTTATGTGTTGTACAGTTACAATTTCCTGGTAATGTCCAGATGTTATGGTTTGTTATACCGTGATAATTTCGGTGCTAGGAATGATTATCCTAATAATGCCATTGTTCAAAGCAATAGTGATTTGAAAGTTGGGAATAATGATGAAACTTTATCTGATGAAGAATTGGTTAGAGAAAAAATTGATAATGGTAAATTAGATTATCAGCCTGATAATGATAGTAAGGATACTTCAGTTAATGAAATTAAGAAGTGTAGTAATTGTGGTTTTTCTAACCCATATTATGTGAATTATTGTTCAAACTGTGGAAATAAATTATAATTAATCCCCCTCTTTTTACTATTTTTTTAAAAAAATAAATAATACATGTACATTACTTGATTACAATATTAAGTTAAAAACAATATATAACATTTAAATAAAAACGGTACTGGAATAAAATTATAATTAATA
It encodes:
- the arsB gene encoding ACR3 family arsenite efflux transporter → MKMSQSTKISFFDKYLTIWVIICMIIGILISQFLPIIPEFLNQFEYAQISIPMAILIWIMIYPMMLKIDFKSIKKVKDNIRGILLTWCVNWLLQPFSMYLISLLFFTILYQGIITPELSTQYLIGAVLLGTAPCTAMVFVWSELTNGDPAYTLVQVATNDIIILFAYVPIVTYLLGISNISIPYDTLILSVILFVVIPFIASIITRNYLTNNKGKEYLEEQFIPKFKNITIIGLLLTLIFIFSFQGNLILSHPQDIILIAIPFTIQIFLVFTVGYLSAKLLKIPQNIAAPGSMVGASNFFELAVAIAIALYGLGSPVALATTVGVLIEVPLMLTLVKIINNTKEWYKR
- a CDS encoding metalloregulator ArsR/SmtB family transcription factor, coding for MKTENIISISKALSDKNRVEIIKLLSENELCACHLLEHFEITQPTLSHHMKQLTESGLVNVTKRGTWNHYSINKETIDEYTDFLQSTCKKNNQNGMCTCDSK
- a CDS encoding TetR/AcrR family transcriptional regulator — protein: MKTKEKITVSLTKLMQEKKFETITVKEISEKAGIYRSTYYRNFESKEDIIKYKLSMIMDEYLETYDNQEENTKKQYFTIIFNIFQKYESFLKIIHQQKQSYLIQQVIHEYFQKLLLKNKTEQYDVYYHIGGIYNFLICWLENDMKETPEQLTEIAMEITKNKTPYLLR
- a CDS encoding DUF169 domain-containing protein, translated to MATLGLINFQDEFKEGISLNKMNVLKTQEIGKKFYKKIPKMDKPVEAIAYMPLENAPQDIDLIVIIAKPRQIFDLIRAHAYANGERIECDVGGTQSLCGDITVNTYKTNEAKISFGCMGSHMATELKEDQVIISIPANQLEEITEALIIQSQHPKQT
- a CDS encoding DUF169 domain-containing protein; translated protein: MSNHYKKYAEIIKEKINLETSPTAIKIYEKEEEAQTFNKIEDNIMHCQAIITAGKGNTFYATKKRTRMPLWNSNIRINKFSR
- a CDS encoding SDR family oxidoreductase encodes the protein MNDVIILTGAGQIGMAIARRIGYGKKIVIGDKNIENAKSISKIMTDAGFDVEYTECDISSRQSIHDLINKALEYGQISNFINAAGVSPSQAPIETILKVDLYGTAVLLEEIGKVIKEGGSGVIISSQSGHRMKQLGATIDEQLATTPTDELLSLDVLQPENIDDTLHAYQLAKRCNVKRVMYEACRWGEKGARINSISPGIIVTPLAIDEFNGPRGDFYKNMFANCPSERPGTADEVANVAELMLNEGGAFITGSDFLIDGGATASYFYGKLKP
- a CDS encoding bifunctional hydroxymethylpyrimidine kinase/phosphomethylpyrimidine kinase, with the translated sequence MSKGVKILTIQDISCYGQCSITVALPIISAFGIETAVLPSAILSTHTSSFSGYTFRDLTEDLPAIQKHWEKEDIYFDAIYTGFIGSIKQLDYIKNIIESRLKPGGQVFIDPAMADYGEFYNIFDQKFADKMGEFCKLGDFILPNTSEACYLLHKPWKPDFTKDEMLDIARELSSFTKRYVILKGDNHKKDKMGMIILDKEDESFTKFVYNDKVEHMSFGTGDVFASTFVGSVLNGKSPEAAAKIAGEFTKKCIENTMDDPKHDYGVKFEGVIPEMYDLLKKY
- the nudC gene encoding NAD(+) diphosphatase, whose product is MIEEYFYENYSINFKENYSTKNEAYYFIFNNKRELYLSNNSIPYVKEDNIKDLKLEFQLYIGKYKQKEVIVANTNIETEDFHNLFEIYDINHEDYQMASRAVLVRDWYMSHKYCGHCGTKTIIDKKDMMLICPKCGQMHYPRIAPAIIVTINNNDKLLMAKHSYHKTHSYSLIAGFVEAGESIEEAVRREVKEEVGIEIKNIRYVKSQPWPFPNSLMLGFTADYDSGEIKVDGDEILEAKWFKPEEIEIPSSTISISSWLINEYIKNHKG
- a CDS encoding DUF4013 domain-containing protein; its protein translation is MLGLPNLVLSIFFFVLIIQAVGLDKISDLPANMIFSSPLFSTFILTTLLFIVVLIVCTVIMMGIQLSVIRETIMGKDILPNLDPGKNFVDGLKVTVLSIVYIAVPVIIYMLIVFGLLYLLKDNAFIGVILITAVLLIVSILLSIVLVVALGRLAETDSLQKTLEFGTVYEMTKVIGFGKIFLIIVFSILLNLVISIIGSVLGLIPIIGFFISTYVLYSYNFLVMSRCYGLLYRDNFGARNDYPNNAIVQSNSDLKVGNNDETLSDEELVREKIDNGKLDYQPDNDSKDTSVNEIKKCSNCGFSNPYYVNYCSNCGNKL